GATATTGGCTTCGTCGCTGATGCCGGTCTTGACTTCGACCATTTTTACCTTACCGCCTTCAACCACAAAAACGACCTGCTTTTCCTCTTCTTTCTGCTTTTTTTCGTCCTTCTGGGAAGAAGGCGAAGCGGTTCCGGCCTCTTCTTTTTCCTTTTTTTCCGGCTTTCCAGCCTTTTTTTCCTTTTCGCTTCTCGTCGTCACACACTGAATGGGGATATAAAGCACATCATGCCGCGTCTCTGTGGTAATGTCGACGGTGCACGACATGCCGGGGCGTAGTTTGGGATGCTTGGTCAGGATTCCTACTTTGACTTCAAAATTGGTTACCTGCTCCTGGGTGCCGCGGTTCCGCGTGGTCGCCTCGTGGGCGATTTCCGTTACACGGCCTTCGAGCACCGTATCAGACAGGGCGTCCACTTCGATCCTGGCCGGATCGTCGAGCGACACCAGCACCACGTCGTTCTCATCGATTTCGGCCAGAACTTCCATGCGATCGAGATCGGCAATGGTCATGATGGGATCGGCCTGAAAATCCGATCCTACGGCGATTTCTCCTTTCTCTTTGTTGATTTTGGAAACGATGCCGTCCATCGGCGCGGTGATGCGCGTCTTGCGGATGTTGTCCAGCGCTTCATCCAAGCCGGCTTTTGCCTGGCGCAGCTGACTTTCCGCCAGCAACCGCTCGGCTTCGGCCGCATCGAGTTCAGCCTGCGAAACAAGATGCTGATCGAACAATCCTTTGACGCGATCATAATCGGCCTTGGCGCGCTTGAGCGACGCTTCCGCAGACATGACCGCCGACTCGGCGCGCGCCGCCAATGCCTCATAACGCTGCCTATCCAGTTCAACCAGCAGCTGACCCTTTTTGACCTGATCCCCCTCCCTTACATGGATGGAGGTAATTTCTGCCGAAATGCGCGCCGAAATGCGGACGTCCGTCTCCGGCTGTACATAGCCGGCGCCCGACACCGTTTTGACAATATCCCCCCGCTTTACTTCCGTGACCGTGACTTCGACGGCTTTGCCGCTGCTTTTTTTCAAATTGAGCACCGCCATGACGGCGATCAATATAATGAGGCCCAGCCCGATCAAAAGCTTCTTTTTCCCAGACATTCAAATTTCCTTTCAGTCGAATCAATTCTTCGGATTCAGCCAAAAACCGTAGCTGCGGACGAACTTGTTGTCCAAATAGACCTCCGCTACCCACTTTCCTGTCGGCGCCGTCAGGCTGGTATCCAACCACATGTAGGTCACCATCTTGCCGGTCTTGGATTCGAACGTCGAAGTTGCTTCGATGGTCTTGTCGTTAGGATCCACCCAAAGAACCTTCAGCTCATGCTGACCGGAGACGTTGACCCACGACAACCAAATGTAGATGACGTCATCGACAAAGAACTCGTTGTCAATGCCGACCGGGCGGCCTTCGAATACATTCGCGCAAAGGAAACCCTCAATGATTTCGGGATCCGTACTGCCGGGCTCCAATCCGCCGCCGCCTTTGCCTTCCGAAGTACTGCAGGCAAGGTAGAGAATTAGGGGCAGCAGCAGAAAGACAATAATCCGTTTCGCCATTACTCTTCCTCCCTTTATTCGATGATACCGATTGCCGCCGCAAGATAGGCCTGCGCAATCTGGGCATTGTATTGAGCGCTGACCAGCGCCTCCTGAGCCTGCACGACCATCAACTGCGCCTGCATGACTTCCAGCTCAGTACCTGCACCGACACGCCGCTTTTCCTCCTGCAGCCGCAGGTTTTCTTTGTAGGCGTTGAGATTTTCCTGGTTGATTTTAATCATATCCATATAGGCCTGAAGGGCGAGAAAGAACTCGTTGATGTCGGCCACCAGCAGCCGCTTTCTTTCCTTCAATTCTTCCAGCGCCTGTTGTTTTTGAATTTTTTGCTGCTCGACCCGCGCCTTGTTGGCAAAGCCTTGAAAGACGTCTAGGTTGATGCCGGCACCGATCGATGCGGTATAGTCTTCATCCAGCTTGCCGGTGTAAACGCGGGTAATGTCGTCGTTATCGCGATTGTAGCTCACCCGCGCACCGATCGAGGGCGCATACTGCGCCCTGGCGGACCTGACGCCGTACTCGGCGGCTTTGATTTGCTCTTCCAACATCTTGAGCTGCTCGTTGCGCTGCAGGGCAATTTCGACTGCTTGTTCAAAAGTAAAATCAGCCTGCACCGGCGCCAAGACATCCTCCAACGCAGCAATCGGAGTATCCGGCGCGCGTCCCATGGCGCTGTTCAATTCCGCCTTGGCAAACTCGACGGCATTTTTCTGGTTGATGAGGCGGCTTTTTTGTTCACCCAAATTGACCCTGGCCTGATAGATCTCGGCATTGGATTTCAAGCCGACGTTCATCATCGTTTCATTGTACTGCAGATTTTCTTCGGCATGCCTGACCGCCTCCTGATACACATCATAAAGCTTCATCGCCATAAGGACCTTAAAGTATTTGTCCTTGACGTTGGCGATCACCATATGACGTGTGTTAAGGAGTGCATGCTCATAAGCATTGCGAAGCGCTTTGGCCTGCCGAATCGCATTGGCCGTCAAACCAAAATCATAGATGTTTTGGTTTAGGAATATCGACGCACCATAATTATTCCTCTCGGTCTGGCTGATGGTTACGCTTTTTTGTTCATAGATGTAGCGACCGGTTGTCGGATCGACACCTACAGGCGTATCCTGGAGAATGTTGCGTCTGCCTTGGATCCATTTTCCAAAGGTAAACGAAGAGCCGATCTGAGGCAGCCACGCCGAACGCGCCAAGACGATCTGCTGCTCCGCATTGCGCATCTGCAGCTCGGCCGAACGCAATGAATAATTGTTTTCCAAAGCGATGCGGACGCACTCTGCAAGCGTCAGAGTCTGTGCCTGTGCCGTGATAAAACCTAAAAAGATGAATGTCGCACTAAGTGCTGAAAATCGTTTTTTCATACCAGCTCCATCTTTCTATTAGATATCAAGCTGCTAAAATCCGAAAGCGGACTGCATTGCCGCCGCGCCCAAAAAGTAAATCAGGAAAAAGAGCGCGGTCCACGGCCAAACCTGCTGCGCTTTTTTACCGGTCATCACTGCAATACCGATCGTGACCAGGAAAAAACACCAGATATTGAACAGATCGAATTGCGCCAATAGTTTGTAAATAAAAGAATCCTCATTGGAAAGGATGACGGCCGGTGAAAAATGGACGTTGATGCTCTCTTTTGCCGTCATGATCGGCGCCTTGATAAGCATGCCCACGGCGACCACCAGCCAGCTGTAGGCGGTTACGCTCAACATTTGTACATAGCGCACATTTCCGGCTAAAATGACATTGGCAACAAAGAGCCACAAAGCGGCGATAATAAAAAAGGTCGCCGTCTGGATCAACACCGCCGGTACAATCGTCATGACCGCGCCCATGTTTCTGGTCCGTTCGAGCGCCTCATCGATTTGCTCCTGCGGCAAGCCCTGCTTTTCCATGGTTTCGACTATTTTTTCTTCCTGAATTCTTTGCGTCAGCGGCCGCATTATCAGCGTGCCGGCAATTGTCAGAACAAGAAAAAGTACAAATGGAACATACCATAGTGACTTTTCTTGCTCCGCTTGAAAGGCGGCATGCGGCGCTGCAAAGGCATTAATCACACGACTCACCGAATTCATCGTTTTCTCTCCTTTTTGATGACGGTTCAAGGACGTGACAAAATAGGAAAAGTTTCACCTCGGAATTAGCTTTAACGATATTAAAATTTATCGAATATAAACAGAGGCAAGTTTTTTATTCGCAGGATGTCTGACCTTTTTATTGACAAAATCACTTTGTCAAAACATGAATCTGATCTATGAATCTTCCCCCAAAGACGGCAGCGGCGGCGATTTCGGCCGCCGCTGCTCAAATCCTGTGTTAAAAATAGATCGAAAGGGTGTACTGATGGACAGAGTTGAGGAGGCCAAAGTCTTGATAGGCATAATCCAAAGAAAGGCGTGAATTTCCCGAATGAAATTTGATGCCCCCGCCGAAGGTCAACCCCAACGTATCTTTGTCATAATTGAAATGGTGGCCTGCCCGCAGGGAGAATAGCGAATTCCATTCGTATTCAAGTCCGAGATTTGCGCGCAAAAAGTGATCAAGAGGATCGTTGGCATCGGCAATCAGCGTAAATCGATGTTGTTGGGAAACAAAAAGCTCGCTTGTGCCTCCAACGATGTCCATCATGATGCCCATCCGAAAAATCATCGGCAGAGGCCAATCAAGCGTCGCGAGTCGGCTTTTGGTGTTCCGATTGCCGGCCAGCTGCGGGTTGGTGTCCGTTGTCGCCGACAGGTCAGGGCCGTCGAGCCGCATTTTGCCGCCGAAATTGGTTACGGCCATGGCCAGACGAATGCCGTAGAGTCCGGTATCGAATTGAGAGCCGATGTCAAACGCCAACGTGCTCGCCGATTCACGGTAGATGGCCTCCCGCACCATTTTTAGGGTGACGCCGACGGTTAAACGATCGGTCAACCAACGGGCATAAGAGACGCCCAGAACCATGCCGTTGTAATCATAATAGGTGCCGGTACCGTTCGGCTGCGCGATGGTCGTGATCTCGATCGGATCGGTGGTAATAAACATGCCGGAAAATCCGAGCGTGGATACACGGTCCACCGGCAGCGTCAATCCGATAAAGCTGTAGGTGATGTCGGCAAAATATCTGTTGTAAGTGCCGCCCAGCGAGCGCTGCTGAATGCGGCCGATGCCGGCCGGATTCCAAGCCATGGCATAGACATCTTCCGAAGCGGCGGCATAGGCGCCGCCCAGCGCCGCACCCCTCGCTCCGGCCGGTATCTTGAGAAACTGAGCCATCGAAGTGCCGACGCGCGAAAACGGCTCGGGAAAAACCGCCTGTGCCGTCACCAAGACGGCGGCGATGAGCGATATGGCTTTGTTCATGCTCTTACTCCTGCTGTTGATGAGCTCGAAAAGCTCTCCGATCTTTGCCGCTTTTACTAACGAATGACGGCAAACTTGCCGATCTTTTTCCTGCCCTCCGGCGTCTCGACCACATAAACGTAAAGCCCGGCCGCGATCTCTTGACGATTGACAGTCCACAAATTCCAATCTTCGGTGCCGCTGCCGGGACTGTCGTCCGGTGCCCAATGCTGCAGCGTGTTCACCTTTTCGCCGGAAAGCGTAAAAATGTGAATGGTACACCGTCTCGGTAAATTGGTAAATTGAATTTTAAGATGATTGGGGTCCGTCTCCCAATATGCCGATACAATATAAGGATTGGGAACGACGCGAACATTGGCCAACGGATCCGTGCTGTTCGGATCGACCATCCAGTGGGTGGTAGTGAACTCGAAAACATCATCGGCAGACAGAGGTTTCCAGGTGGTGATAAAAAGCGTATCGCCGTTTGCCCACGGTTTGTTGGCGCGGACGTATACTGAATCCGCCGGAATAATGGTCGTGTCGGAGACAGTCTGGTTTGTCTGGGGATCGACTGTGGTCGTAATGATTGTATCCGGCGGAAAAACGATCCACTGATCGCGATCGTACCAAGTAAAACTCAGCCGCCAAGTACGATCGCCGCGGGGAATCTTGCCGGACGGCGTCTGCAGAAACGTGGCGTTTTCGATAAAGCCGATATAGTCTTTGCTGCTGAATACTCCTTTCGGCTCTTCATCCACATCCATCCACAGGGCACCGACCGGAACCGCTTTCTGTTTTCCCGCCGTTACATCGAAAGCTTTGAAGGGGACAGGAATCCGTTCAATGGCGGTGCCGCTCACCTTATAGGCTGAATCGGGAAAGCTTTGGTTCCACACCAGCATATAGTCGCGGGGAAGAGCGTTCGCCCATTTGTCAAAAGTAATCTTGTAATCGCATGCTCCCGTCCATTTTGCACGCCGGAAATAGGGGCGTTTAGTGATATTTGTTATCTTGAGCCGCAGCCCGTCAAAGATGGGAGCGTATTCGGTACCGTTTATGAGCCCGCGGTTTATGCTGTCGATCGTCGCTGCAACCCCGATCGCCTCCCCGTCCAGGTGCAGGATATGAGTGTCAAAAACCGGTGCCCCTGTCGCATCGGTGAACATATACTTGCCGGTATTGATATCCAGAACGTTATAGGTCAGAACCGTTTCTTTTTTGACGACCATGGTGTCGACAAAATAGTCATACAGCACCACAGTTTTTGTGCGGCCGATCAGCGTATCGACGGCCGTCGAATCCAGGAATGCTTGAGTCCTGGTTATCGTCGAATCTCGAAAAACGATCTGATAGGTATGACCGGTAATCTGATAAGGATCGACGACTTCGATCGATATTTTCGCCAATCCGTTACCTTTCACCTTTCGCAGGGTGCCGTCGAATGCCGTATCGACCTTTACGTCGACAAAGTCGCTGGCGCGCGGCTGCGGCGTCACTCTTACAAACTGTGGTTCCGCTTCACTGCTGCCCTTAAAGTTCTCCAAGGATTCCAAGTTGAACTGAAAGCGGAGCGGATTGAGAAGCAGGTTGTCCTTATCGATGCCGTAATCGTAAGCCGTTACGGCGTAACAATAAGTTACGCCGTCTTCGACATCATAGTCGGTATAGCTGTGGAATAGCCCGTCTTTGTCTTCACCCTTGTCGACCTTATCATTACCAAGATAAATCCAGGGCGCAAATTTATCCCTACCGCCGATGCCGTCGATGAGATCACACTGAGCAATCGGCCGCCAGCCGCGAACATTGCCCTGTTCGTCGCGAATCAGATCCTTTTCCGGGTTGCCCCAGGTCTTGCCGTTGTCGGTGCTCTTGTAGACACGATAGCCTTCGAAATCCTGGTAACCGGTCATAATGTCGCGATAACGCTCCGAGCGGCGATCCCAATAGAGAACGACTTTATTGCGTTTTTGGCCGGTTTTATCCGTATAGGGTTTAACCACTGCGTTTACCTTCGGTGCTTTCGGCGGATCGGGGCCTTGATAGTTATTGTCGTACATCAATTGGGCAATTTCGGCGTTCTGTTCCAAGTCCAGCGGACTGTCCCCCATGATGATGGCAAACGAGGCGTTGACCGATTCGCCGACGGCAAGATCGAAAGGACCGGCCGAAGCGATGCAGACGCAGTCGAGGCCGTTGGGGTAATCCGCCATCAGATCCTCGAGCGAGTTAAAATGGAGGTTTTTGCCGCTTCCGGGATGCTTGTGCCAAAAGTACCAGTCTTTTTGCGACTCGGTGAGGCCGGTGGTATCGCCGCTCATGACGCGGAACATGGCTTCTTCGGCGTTTTCGGCAATTGGGGTCTGGCCGTCGCCGATAAATGGCCCCGAGGATTCCACAGCGCGCACACCGGGACGGGCATACCAGTCGAACCAATGCCAGTCGGTCATCCCGAGTTTTTCGCCTTTGCGGACATCGATCACGCCGTCGCCGTCCAGATCCAGGTCGCGCGCTGCCGGCGGCGAATCGAGAAATTTAATTGCTGAATAAGCCATGCCGGTCAAATTGCCGGACTTGTCGTCCAAATCCCAAATGTAGGCAAAATTTAGGCGGCGATTGTAGGCCATCATGTCGTCATCGTTTGTACGGCCCGCCAGGCTTCCTTCAGCCGTTTTGTTATAGGCATCGACGTCAAAGTAAAAGCCGACGTACATGTCGCGATAGTTCCACCCCTTGCCGTTATTGGTATAATCGATGTATTTACGATTTTGCTCAATATAGCCGATCCGGTCGGATCTGTTGATGAGTTTGACGGGGAAAAAAATAATGTCCTCGGCAAAAGAGCGGCCGTAGGAAAAGCCGGAGCATTGCACTTCGATGCCCATCGCATAGCCTTGATTAGGATCAACGTCGCGAATCGCCCAGCGGTCGTCGAAAGCCATAAAAATGTCACAGTCGGAGAAAAACGTACCGGGAATCTCTTGACCAAATGTGGGCGAGTTGGGATTCGGGTCGCGCGCCCAGGGACCGGGCCAAAAATGCCAGACTTTGTTTTCTTCATCATAAAAAGCCCTGAGGCTGTCGACCACCGCTTTTTCTTTATCGGTCAAATCGGCATACGGTCCGGAAGGGCTCGGCATCCATTCGCCTTCACGCGTGTAATAGCCCGTCGGCCAACTCAGGGGCTGATCGCTGGTCGCCAATAGCGGCGTCCGATCGTTGATCGGC
This DNA window, taken from candidate division KSB1 bacterium, encodes the following:
- a CDS encoding efflux RND transporter periplasmic adaptor subunit encodes the protein MSGKKKLLIGLGLIILIAVMAVLNLKKSSGKAVEVTVTEVKRGDIVKTVSGAGYVQPETDVRISARISAEITSIHVREGDQVKKGQLLVELDRQRYEALAARAESAVMSAEASLKRAKADYDRVKGLFDQHLVSQAELDAAEAERLLAESQLRQAKAGLDEALDNIRKTRITAPMDGIVSKINKEKGEIAVGSDFQADPIMTIADLDRMEVLAEIDENDVVLVSLDDPARIEVDALSDTVLEGRVTEIAHEATTRNRGTQEQVTNFEVKVGILTKHPKLRPGMSCTVDITTETRHDVLYIPIQCVTTRSEKEKKAGKPEKKEKEEAGTASPSSQKDEKKQKEEEKQVVFVVEGGKVKMVEVKTGISDEANIEIISGLEEGQKVVSGSFRAISRDLKDGSPIKIKQEGKSDKAKKSE
- a CDS encoding TolC family protein, which produces MKKRFSALSATFIFLGFITAQAQTLTLAECVRIALENNYSLRSAELQMRNAEQQIVLARSAWLPQIGSSFTFGKWIQGRRNILQDTPVGVDPTTGRYIYEQKSVTISQTERNNYGASIFLNQNIYDFGLTANAIRQAKALRNAYEHALLNTRHMVIANVKDKYFKVLMAMKLYDVYQEAVRHAEENLQYNETMMNVGLKSNAEIYQARVNLGEQKSRLINQKNAVEFAKAELNSAMGRAPDTPIAALEDVLAPVQADFTFEQAVEIALQRNEQLKMLEEQIKAAEYGVRSARAQYAPSIGARVSYNRDNDDITRVYTGKLDEDYTASIGAGINLDVFQGFANKARVEQQKIQKQQALEELKERKRLLVADINEFFLALQAYMDMIKINQENLNAYKENLRLQEEKRRVGAGTELEVMQAQLMVVQAQEALVSAQYNAQIAQAYLAAAIGIIE
- a CDS encoding YIP1 family protein, with translation MNSVSRVINAFAAPHAAFQAEQEKSLWYVPFVLFLVLTIAGTLIMRPLTQRIQEEKIVETMEKQGLPQEQIDEALERTRNMGAVMTIVPAVLIQTATFFIIAALWLFVANVILAGNVRYVQMLSVTAYSWLVVAVGMLIKAPIMTAKESINVHFSPAVILSNEDSFIYKLLAQFDLFNIWCFFLVTIGIAVMTGKKAQQVWPWTALFFLIYFLGAAAMQSAFGF
- a CDS encoding PorV/PorQ family protein; the protein is MNKAISLIAAVLVTAQAVFPEPFSRVGTSMAQFLKIPAGARGAALGGAYAAASEDVYAMAWNPAGIGRIQQRSLGGTYNRYFADITYSFIGLTLPVDRVSTLGFSGMFITTDPIEITTIAQPNGTGTYYDYNGMVLGVSYARWLTDRLTVGVTLKMVREAIYRESASTLAFDIGSQFDTGLYGIRLAMAVTNFGGKMRLDGPDLSATTDTNPQLAGNRNTKSRLATLDWPLPMIFRMGIMMDIVGGTSELFVSQQHRFTLIADANDPLDHFLRANLGLEYEWNSLFSLRAGHHFNYDKDTLGLTFGGGIKFHSGNSRLSLDYAYQDFGLLNSVHQYTLSIYF